GGTACACGGCTGGGATTCAAGCCAGTCCCGCCGGCCCGGAGCCGGCGCGGCCTGCTTGCTCCGCACTGCCCCCTGCTGTCTGCATCCTCTCCCGGCATCTCTGAGGCAGAGCCTGGCCTGGTTCTCCCGCAGCTGGGGTGGGCACATCTGGCGACCCAAGGTTTTCACCGTTCTTCCCATGTCTGAGGGTGACCAGAAAAGCAGCTGTTGATTTTGGGGTTGCAGATAAATTTTATCTTGAGGGTGAGCTTGCAAATACAGAATCTGCAGATAACAGGGCCAGACTATGCTTCCAACCCCCCAGGAAAGGCCCCGCCCACcggcagccccgccccgccccgccccaccccgccccgcccccggagGGCTGGCCCACTTTGGGGCTCACCCCTCTCCTAGTGCTCCCTCAGCGCCTGGTGCTCAGTGACGCTCCGCAAGTGGCTGTCCAGAAAGTGTGAGCGGGAGGGCCGAATGCATGCAACTTCATTTTGAACCTTATTAACAGAATTTtaacttttgctcattatgcaTCTGCTGTATGTCTACTATAAAACATATTTGTTActtataaaatgtcaaaaagtggacagagaaacattttttaccaatttcttgtgtatttttcagAGGCAATCAAGCAAACATTTCTCTGAGTAGACGGACCACCCACTGGGGCAGACCTGGCAGCGTCAGGGTGCCGGCCAGCCCCGTCTCCCCTTGGAGGGTGCTGGGCTTGGGGGTGACTGCTCCCCTGGACCTGGCGAGGAGGGAGCCTGCACCTCTGAGGCTGGCCGTCCCGGTGGGAGGCTGAGGCTGCcccagctggggaggggcagtCTGGTCCCATGTGATGCTGCCCTGAGTCTGTGCTCTGCGGAGGCCCCCGTGGCTGGGGCCTGGGAGGCTCAGCTCATGTCTAGGTCCCGAGGAGCTGCTGCACATCTCATGTCTGGGAACGTGAGGGGGAGTGGCCGCTGAGCACAAACAGTCCCCGGTGACCTGCCAGAAACCTCTCCAAGGGACCGGTGCCCCACCACCAGCCTTTGCTGACTCCAAGCTGCTTGTTTGGGTACTTTACTGCTGGCCTGCCCTAACACAGAGACACATACGTCTGCCCCCCTCTGCACAGCACGCACACGTTCGTACCCACCTACATAGCAGCATACGCTCATTTACACAGCAGTTCACACACACGCGTGAACACCCGTGAACGTATGCACACACACTCATGGACGCTTCTGTGCctgtgagacacacacacacgtgccacAGCGTTCtgaaaaagcaagcaaaacaCCCAGGAAGTCTGCCTCCTGGGGCGAGGTGTGTCATGTTCCCCTCGTTTCTGCAGGATCCCCACCCCCATGTACGCTCCGAGTCACGCCGGGGAGTCCAGCGGGCAGCTCAAGGCTGACTGGGAGGCCGGGAGGAAGGCAGCTCTGCCCAGGTGGAGCTGGTCTCGGGGCAGAGCCTCACAGGGAGGAGCTGAATGCTGTGTGGCCCCGTCCGGAGCTGAGCTTCCATGTGTAGCCGGTTAACTAAGACAAGGACCAGAGAATAACAATCAAGCCTTTATTCACTCGCTGCAGCAGCCGAGCAGGAGCAGAGGGCAGGCGCTGCCTCCCCTGTCTGTTTCTCCTCCCTGGAAAAGTACCGTCAAGGTGAGTCCGCTGGCAGGACGGGGATGTCTCACTGCAGGGGGACCCCAGGCAAGAGGCTCCCACTGTTTTAAGgacgtggggtggggggaggggatggggaagcACTGAGCAGTGAGTCAGCCCCTGAGTGGAGATGCCTGGGCTAGGAGTGATCGGTGCCTAGTGCAGCCGGCCAGGGGCCTGCGTCCCGGCGTGCAGCTCCCCTCAGAGGCAGGGCGGCCCTGGCTGGGCTCCGAGCCTGGCGTGTGGAGGGCAGCCCCCCTGGGAGGACAGCCGGCGCAGCCGCTGCAGTTCCCGCTGCTTGGCTGCGAGACCTCACCCAAGACCCTGGCCTGGAGTCCCCTCTCCAGCAAGGAGGGGAGCAGGATGGAGCCCTGGGAGCCGGATGCCAGCCCCGTCCCAGGCCCCCTCACCCTTGGGTGGAGGCCCTTCAGGTGACAGTGGGGGCTGGGCTTGGAGGAGGAGCATCCTGCACGCTGCAAAGCCTGGACCCCAGGGCAGGAACACGGCGCCAGGCCTGCCAGGGGCCATGTAGGAGTTGGCAGGCCAGCCCGAGTGTCCCCCTGGATGAGGCCGTGGCCGTAGCCACCTGGGGCAGCTGACTGAGCCCAGGGCGGGCAGTTCCTGCTCCCTTGGGCAGCCGtcgcccacccacactgggggcAGAGCCAGAGCCAAGTTTGGGTCACGGGTCGAAGGTCACCGAGAAGCGAGGTCATCCTGCTTCCGCGCAGGACACCAGTCTGTGTCCGGGTAGAGAAGGCAGTGGATGGACTTAAACCTGGGAGGGAAGTGGGGgtcagggctgcagggagggagggctggtgcCAGCACGCCTCCCCTGCCCGCCCCTCACCTTGTGGGGTCCTGCTCCCGGCTGAAGCCTCCGGCCACGTTCACCACGTTCTGAGGGTTCTCAGGGCCCCCATAGCTCAGGGTAacctggggaagaggaggagggacagTCGCTCTCTTCGGGCCAGCGTCTCCTGCTGTGCCCTCCAGGGGAGAGGCCGCTCGGCCTCCCAGTTCCCCAGAGCCCCCGACCCGGTGCCCTCAGGGCAGACTCAGGAGCAGCACTGGAGGGCGACGTGGGCTGAGGGCCGCGGGCGGCCTCGGCCAGCATGCAAGACACCTAGAGAGGTGGCTGGCGCACGTGTGGGGGTGAGGGCTTTGCAACCCTCTGCCCAAAGCTGATCCTCCCTCCCGTCACCCCCGGACCGCTGCCCTGGGCCCATCTGCCTCGGAAAGCCCAGATGCTACCCTTTTCAAACGGGCCCCAACATTGAGTCTGGGAGCCCCCTACACCCAGGATCCTGGGGCCTGGCAAATTTGCCGGAGTGCTGGGACCCACCCCTGAGTCCTTGCTCAACCAGGAGCCCACTCGGGCGCCGAGTGGGATGAGCGCGCGGGacccagcagagggcaggggccGGGCGGGCCTACCTGCTGGAGCACGGAGTTGGGCGGCAGCCTCTGCAGGTTCTCCAGGTGGGAGTGGAAAAGGGAGCTGTGCAGCAGGCGGGCACCCAGCAGCCCCTCCACGATGTAGCCCACCGTGCAGTCGTCCGGCAGCCGCACGCGCTCGGCGGTGCTCATGAAGCtgcccaggctgggggtgggcagtggAGGACAGGTCAGCGCCACCCTATCTCTGTACCCCCAGCCCGCACTCTCGCCGCCCCACTCACCTGGCCCAGGGGCTCATCTTGAGGGCCAGGCCCCGGCTCAGGCAGAACCCGGCCCCGCCTGTAGCGAACCAAAACTTGACGGTGGTCACCTGGGTGGAGAGAGCTGGCAGTCAGGGCTCCCCACCCTGACTCTTCACCTAAACACCCCGGGGGTTGTCCTTAAGCCGCCCTTCAGGGCTCCTAGGCAAGCGACAGAAGGCCCCTCGGAGTGCCGGGGAACCCAGACTTCTCCCATGCAGTCTCCtgtggccccagcccctcccatggCCCCTCCTCACTGGCCCAGCTCCCGAAAAGCCCCCTCTGGGTGGATCGGACACCTGCCTCTTCCCGGCTGGGGTCTCCATGCTCTCAGCTGCCCCTCCCCGGCCCCAGCACTCACGGTGCCACCTTCCTGGACCCGCTCAGTAGCCTCGATGGGGTGGTCCAGGCTGGGCCGCCCCAGGTAGACGTCCTGGCTAGGTGAGAAGGtggccagcagctgcagcaggccTTCCGAGTTCACGTAGTTGTCATCGTCCACGTGGCAGAACCACCTGGGAGAGGTGCAGGACTCTCTGGAGCGAGGCCTGGCCCAGGGGGAGAGgcctccaccccaggcccaggGGTGTGGGCCCAGCCTCGGCCCTGGGCACTCTGGGGGGAGGGCATGGGCGCGCAGCCACCACGTACTTGCGTCCGGACTCGATGAACTTGTCATACTCCACCGACATCTtgcagcacagagcctggcggGTGTGCACAGCCGAGCAGTTGGTGTTGACGACGTGGCTGCCTGCCGGGTGGAGACACAGAAGCATGGAGGCCAGGGCGAGGCCCACTGCCAGCCCACCCCACTGAAGTCAGGGCAAAATGCAGCTGTCCTGCTCAAGGCTCCAAGGCGGGGTACAACGGTAGACCTGTCGTGGCCCCACTCGGATGACCCTGCTGCTGACCTCTGAGGTCCAGACAGACGACAACCATTGAAGCCTACAAGGAGAAACTCGCCCGGAAACAGGACTTGAGGTGAGACCATCCTGATTGAAGCAGGCCTGGAAGGGACGGTTCCTTACTGGCACCTCTTCAGGGGACATGGCTCTAGCCAGGGACCCTGGGAAGTCAGCCAGTGGCCGAGGGAGGCAAGGGAGGCAGAGCGTGGCTGGCAGAGTGGGCCCTGGACGCTGGGTCAGTGCCAGGTGGGCATCCTGACTCTGTTCTCTACCAGTTGTGTGACCCTGGGAAGGTGCTTCAACACCCCCACCCCGCCTGCACACAGCAGGGGGCCGTGTGGCACTGGACTGAGGGACACCTTGGAGGAGGCCTTCAGGCaggccagcagggctgggctcGGGGGGCACGCACCTCCCTGGAGCTGCAGCTCAGGGTCGTCCCCGTCGGTGAAGATGAATGTCTGCGGAGAGACAGCCTGTGAGGcatcggggtgggggggcaggctGAGCTCAAACAGGTTGGGGTCACCGAAAAGGGGGGGCAGTGTTCCAGGGATAGCCTGCCAGAACACTCAGCACGCCTGGTGCCACTGGGGCTGGGCCTGCTCTCACTGGAGAAGTTTCTGGGGTCTCATCCAGTATCAGCCGGAGAACCCACCCAACACTGAGCCCAGAAAGGGGCGGGAGAGGGTGGACATACTCATGGTCTGGGGCTTGACTGccctgctggggacacagcagtgggcaGCGGGTCCTGGGCGGGGTTGAAGGGGGGGGGGTCCCAAGGCGGAGGTGCCGGGTACAGGTCCCAGGTGGAGGATCCCAATGGTGGATGTCCAGAGGGCAGGAGTCGTGGAGGGGGTGGTGGCAGTGCCGGGATGGGGGTCCCAAGGTCGGGAATCCGGGGGGCAGGGATCCCAGGGCGTGAGAGGCGGCCGGGGTCGGCGGGGTCCCCCGGCGGGCGGGGCCCACCTGCCGTCGGGCGCGGGAGATCCAGGTGCGCAGCAGCAGCCCCAGGCGCGGCCCATGGTTTTTCCGGGTGGTCTTGACCGCGATGAAGACGTCGTCGGGCCGCAGGAGCGGGGAGGCGGCGGGCCGGGCAGGGGGCGCGCGCGGGCCGGGGTCGGGGGTCGGGGCCCGGGTCGGGGCCGGGGCCCGGGTCGGGGCCGGCACGGGCGCGCGggacagcggcggcggcagcggcagcagcagcagcgcggCCAGGGCCGCGGCCAGCGCGAGGCAGGCCCGGCACAGAGCCCCTCGCGCGCGGCTCATGCGGCCGCGGGACCCGCGGGCACCGCCCGGCCAGGCGCGCCGCGGTCCCTTTAAGGGCCGCCCCCTCCCGCGCCACGACCCGGAAGCGGCGGTCGCGCTGCCCCGGAAGTGGACGGCGCGCTGCGGCGGGGTGGGCGAAGATGCCGCTGCCGGTTCAGGTGTTTAACTTGCAGGTAACGAGCCGCGGCCGGCGGCCCCTCCGCGCCCCCGTCGCCGGGCCGGAGCGGGGCCGGCCGTGCGCGCCCCCCGCGCGGCGTCCTCCCCGCGCCCGGCCTCCGGCCGCAGCGTCCCGCCCGTCGGCCCCGCAGGCCCGGCGCGCTAACGCTCTCTCTCCTTCAGCAGCCAGCCAGCTCTGTGTCAGGGTCGGGGGGTGCAGAGAGTCAGGAAAGAATGAGGGCTGGCCCGGCCCCCCGCGCGGCCGCGTCGTCAGTGGCAGATGTGCACTGCGCCGCTCCCAGCGGTAGGTCAGAGCTCTTCCAGCCGGGCACGGCCGGGGACTTCAGCCTGAGTGCCAGCCTGTCGGCCTGTACGCTGCTTTATGAGGTACCTTCCAGGACAGGGGCCAGGACCAGGGCGCCCAGGCGACCCCCTCCCGCCTCCCGGCCGCGGCCCCGTCCCGCGGCGGGACTCGGCCCGGCGCTGCCTCTCCGGCTGCTCGGACGCGCCCGGGTCGAGGCCGCGTCCGTTTCGTCCCTGTTACTCGGAGGAGGCTGCGTCAGGATGGCGGCTGGGAACGCGTAGGGACCCTCGGGGGTCCCTGGGTAGCGGTCCTCCGGCATCTGCTTCCAGCCCCAGAGATGGGCTGTCGCAGTCCGGCCTGGGGTTCAGCTCCTGAGCCGCCAGTCTTGCCAGGAGGCTCCCCCTATGTGGCCGCGCTGGATGTGGTGGGGGTGCGGAGGGGCTTGGGGGACAGGAGCCCGCCCACCCGGGAGATGGCAGCCGGGCTCAGCTGGGGCACACTGAGGGTCTCTTGTCCTCCCTGGGCGACCCCTGCTCGAGGTGCCAAGGTGCTGACCTGTGTTGCAGGGGGCAGTGGAGCCCATGCAGATTGACGTGGACCCCCAGGAGGACCCGCAGAACGCGCCCGATGTCAACTACGTGGTGGAGAACCCCACCCTGGTACAGAGCCTGGCAGGTGCTGGGGGGGGAGGTTGTTGGGGTGTGTCCTGCTGGGAGGTCCAGGCTAGGCTCCCCACTCTGACCACGGCTTTTCCTGATCCAGAACCGTTAGGTCTCATAATGGGTTCCTAGTCAGCTCCAGAGTCTGCACCTGCTTCTCTGCCCCGGAGGAGCCCTGTGTGCCAGGCCGCCCCGCAGGTGGAGTTTCACCACCAGGGCAGGCCTTCCTCGCGGCCTAGCCTGGGAAGCACCATCTCCTTGCTGCTCAGCTTCATAACTGGCAGTTATGGGCCGGCGCCTGTGTGGCTCTGGCCACTCACCCCTGGGCGGCGCTCTACTCGAGGCCCATTCACTGGCCCACCCTGAGTGGCCTCTCGGCACCTGGACAGTAGTTTATTTGGTGCCCACATGCCTAGTTGTTCCCATAGTGGGTGCAGGGTCTCTCGAACCCAGGGAAGGGTTAGCATTCAGGCCCTTGCTCCTGACTCACTGGCCGGGGCTTGGGGTCTGGGGTCCCAGCTTGcaccatccccccacccccaggacctgGAGCAGTACGCGGCCAGCTACAGCGGCCTGATGCGCATTGAGCGCTTGCAGTTCATTGCTGACCACTGCCCCCCACTGCGGGTGGAGGCCCTGAAGATGGCCCTCTCGTTCGTGCAGAGGACTTTCAACGTGGACATGTATGAGGAGATCCACCGCAAGCTCTCAGAGGCTGCCAGGTGAGGCTGGGGCTCCGCAAGACAGGCAGGGGCGCAGGCACTAGGGGCTGGGTGTGGTGTGTCTCCATCGGGGCCAGTCTGGGCAGGcgcccttcctctgctcctgcagcGCCTGGTCCCACGACACAGTGAGAGGGCTTTCTTGTTGAAAAGCCAGGAGGAGCGGTAAATGGCCCATTGGGCTAGATTCTCACTCTCCCAGCTGAGAATTCAGGTTCTCTCCATGTCATCCTGGGCTGTTTTTGCACACCTATGTGTGTGGCAGTTCTGACACTGAGCAGAGCCAGTGGAGAAGACAATGTGATTCCTTCTCAGCACGGCCACAGGGCCCGTTTCCCGCTTGGCTTCCCCACCAGGCTGCAGGCTCCTGTGGTTGGGACTGCCCCTGTGCCAACTGGGCGCTCTCCTGGTAGGGGTGAGGGCTGCTGGAAGCACCCGCCTTCCTGTACGTGGGCCCTTGATGGCCAGGTCCTCCCTTAGGGAGCTGCAGAACGCACCTGACGCCATCCCAGAGAGTGGTGTGGAGCCCCCGCCCCTGGACACGGCCTGGGTGGAGGCCACCAGGAAGAAGGCCTTGCTGAAGCTGGAGAAACTGGACACTGACCTGAAGAACTACAAGGGCAACTCTATCAAGGAGAGCATCAGGTGCGCGGGGTAGTGGAGGGGCCCACCGAGGGCGCCAGGTGCACCTTCGGAGGTGGGGGCAGCCAGGCCCAGGCGCgcgaggggcaggggtgggggcagttcCTTCAAGGAGAGCATCAGGTGCATGGGGTAGCGGAGGGGCCCACTGAGGGCGCCAGGTGCACCTTCGTTGGGGGagcagccaggcccaggccccaccAGCGTCCACTCGTGGCCGGACCCACAGGCGCGGTCACGATGACCTGGGTGACCACTATCTGGACTGTGGGGACCTCAGCAACGCCCTCAAGTGTTACTCCCGGGCCCGGGACTACTGCACCAGCGCCAAGCACGTCATTAACATGTGCCTCAACGTCATCAAGGTGGGCCCTGGGACGGATGCTCTGAGCGGGGCCGCAGGGCGGCACTGTCGGTGGGCCAGGGTCGGGTGCCCCAGGCTGAGTCCATCCCACCCGCAGGTCAGTGTCTACTTGCAGAATTGGTCTCACGTGCTGAGCTACGTCAGCAAGGCCGAGTCCACCCCGGAAATTGCTGAGGTAACACTGGCTCTGTGCCCCTCAGACTCTGTCCCCAGTGGCCCTCATCCTCCTGGAGTCGCCCTTCTCTCCTCATAGGCTGAAGCTGGGACCAGGGTTGCTCATGTGTACCCCCTTCCTTTGCAGCAGCGTGGGGAACGTGACACCCAAACTCAGGCCATCCTCACCAAGCTCAAGTGTGCAGCAGGTGAGGGCACCACAGCAGACCCTGTCCCAGCTGAGGAAGCCCGTGGCCCCCACACCTATGTCACTGTCCAGCTCAGGTCCCGCATGGGGAGGCTAGTGTGTGACCTGTGGTTGGGAGTGGCAGTGTGGTTTTTTGACAGCTGCTGCCATGGCGGTCCCGTCCGTGTCCCATGTCCATCCCCCAGCCCCCGGGCACATCAGCCCACTAGACCTCTGCAGTGGGAGCAGCAGCTGCC
This is a stretch of genomic DNA from Camelus bactrianus isolate YW-2024 breed Bactrian camel chromosome 16, ASM4877302v1, whole genome shotgun sequence. It encodes these proteins:
- the GPS1 gene encoding COP9 signalosome complex subunit 1 isoform X9 — translated: MPLPVQVFNLQGAVEPMQIDVDPQEDPQNAPDVNYVVENPTLDLEQYAASYSGLMRIERLQFIADHCPPLRVEALKMALSFVQRTFNVDMYEEIHRKLSEAARSSLRELQNAPDAIPESGVEPPPLDTAWVEATRKKALLKLEKLDTDLKNYKGNSIKESIRRGHDDLGDHYLDCGDLSNALKCYSRARDYCTSAKHVINMCLNVIKVSVYLQNWSHVLSYVSKAESTPEIAERGERDTQTQAILTKLKCAAGLAELAARKYKQAAKCFLLASFDHCDFPELLSPSNVAVYGGLCALATFDRQELQRNVISSSSFKLFLELEPQVRDIIFKFYESKYASCLKMLDEMKDNLLLDMYLAPHVRTLYTQIRNRALIQYFSPYVSADMRKMATAFNTTVAALEDELTQLILEGLINARIDSHSKILYARDVDQRSTTFEKSLLMGKEFQRRAKAMILRAAVLRNQIHVKSPPREGSQGELTPANSQSRMSTNM
- the GPS1 gene encoding COP9 signalosome complex subunit 1 isoform X8, yielding MPLPVQVFNLQGAVEPMQIDVDPQEDPQNAPDVNYVVENPTLDLEQYAASYSGLMRIERLQFIADHCPPLRVEALKMALSFVQRTFNVDMYEEIHRKLSEAARSSLRELQNAPDAIPESGVEPPPLDTAWVEATRKKALLKLEKLDTDLKNYKGNSIKESIRRGHDDLGDHYLDCGDLSNALKCYSRARDYCTSAKHVINMCLNVIKVSVYLQNWSHVLSYVSKAESTPEIAEQRGERDTQTQAILTKLKCAAGLAELAARKYKQAAKCFLLASFDHCDFPELLSPSNVAVYGGLCALATFDRQELQRNVISSSSFKLFLELEPQVRDIIFKFYESKYASCLKMLDEMKDNLLLDMYLAPHVRTLYTQIRNRALIQYFSPYVSADMRKMATAFNTTVAALEDELTQLILEGLINARIDSHSKILYARDVDQRSTTFEKSLLMGKEFQRRAKAMILRAAVLRNQIHVKSPPREGSQGELTPANSQSRMSTNM
- the GPS1 gene encoding COP9 signalosome complex subunit 1 isoform X6, with the translated sequence MPLPVQVFNLQQPASSVSGSGGAESQERMRAGPAPRAAASSVADVHCAAPSGRSELFQPGTAGDFSLSASLSACTLLYEGAVEPMQIDVDPQEDPQNAPDVNYVVENPTLRTFNVDMYEEIHRKLSEAARSSLRELQNAPDAIPESGVEPPPLDTAWVEATRKKALLKLEKLDTDLKNYKGNSIKESIRRGHDDLGDHYLDCGDLSNALKCYSRARDYCTSAKHVINMCLNVIKVSVYLQNWSHVLSYVSKAESTPEIAEQRGERDTQTQAILTKLKCAAGLAELAARKYKQAAKCFLLASFDHCDFPELLSPSNVAVYGGLCALATFDRQELQRNVISSSSFKLFLELEPQVRDIIFKFYESKYASCLKMLDEMKDNLLLDMYLAPHVRTLYTQIRNRALIQYFSPYVSADMRKMATAFNTTVAALEDELTQLILEGLINARIDSHSKILYARDVDQRSTTFEKSLLMGKEFQRRAKAMILRAAVLRNQIHVKSPPREGSQGELTPANSQSRMSTNM
- the GPS1 gene encoding COP9 signalosome complex subunit 1 isoform X5 translates to MPLPVQVFNLQQPASSVSGSGGAESQERMRAGPAPRAAASSVADVHCAAPSGRSELFQPGTAGDFSLSASLSACTLLYEGAVEPMQIDVDPQEDPQNAPDVNYVVENPTLDLEQYAASYSGLMRIERLQFIADHCPPLRVEALKMALSFVQRTFNVDMYEEIHRKLSEAARELQNAPDAIPESGVEPPPLDTAWVEATRKKALLKLEKLDTDLKNYKGNSIKESIRRGHDDLGDHYLDCGDLSNALKCYSRARDYCTSAKHVINMCLNVIKVSVYLQNWSHVLSYVSKAESTPEIAERGERDTQTQAILTKLKCAAGLAELAARKYKQAAKCFLLASFDHCDFPELLSPSNVAVYGGLCALATFDRQELQRNVISSSSFKLFLELEPQVRDIIFKFYESKYASCLKMLDEMKDNLLLDMYLAPHVRTLYTQIRNRALIQYFSPYVSADMRKMATAFNTTVAALEDELTQLILEGLINARIDSHSKILYARDVDQRSTTFEKSLLMGKEFQRRAKAMILRAAVLRNQIHVKSPPREGSQGELTPANSQSRMSTNM
- the GPS1 gene encoding COP9 signalosome complex subunit 1 isoform X10, with product MPLPVQVFNLQGAVEPMQIDVDPQEDPQNAPDVNYVVENPTLDLEQYAASYSGLMRIERLQFIADHCPPLRVEALKMALSFVQRTFNVDMYEEIHRKLSEAARELQNAPDAIPESGVEPPPLDTAWVEATRKKALLKLEKLDTDLKNYKGNSIKESIRRGHDDLGDHYLDCGDLSNALKCYSRARDYCTSAKHVINMCLNVIKVSVYLQNWSHVLSYVSKAESTPEIAERGERDTQTQAILTKLKCAAGLAELAARKYKQAAKCFLLASFDHCDFPELLSPSNVAVYGGLCALATFDRQELQRNVISSSSFKLFLELEPQVRDIIFKFYESKYASCLKMLDEMKDNLLLDMYLAPHVRTLYTQIRNRALIQYFSPYVSADMRKMATAFNTTVAALEDELTQLILEGLINARIDSHSKILYARDVDQRSTTFEKSLLMGKEFQRRAKAMILRAAVLRNQIHVKSPPREGSQGELTPANSQSRMSTNM
- the GPS1 gene encoding COP9 signalosome complex subunit 1 isoform X2, coding for MPLPVQVFNLQPASSVSGSGGAESQERMRAGPAPRAAASSVADVHCAAPSGRSELFQPGTAGDFSLSASLSACTLLYEGAVEPMQIDVDPQEDPQNAPDVNYVVENPTLDLEQYAASYSGLMRIERLQFIADHCPPLRVEALKMALSFVQRTFNVDMYEEIHRKLSEAARSSLRELQNAPDAIPESGVEPPPLDTAWVEATRKKALLKLEKLDTDLKNYKGNSIKESIRRGHDDLGDHYLDCGDLSNALKCYSRARDYCTSAKHVINMCLNVIKVSVYLQNWSHVLSYVSKAESTPEIAEQRGERDTQTQAILTKLKCAAGLAELAARKYKQAAKCFLLASFDHCDFPELLSPSNVAVYGGLCALATFDRQELQRNVISSSSFKLFLELEPQVRDIIFKFYESKYASCLKMLDEMKDNLLLDMYLAPHVRTLYTQIRNRALIQYFSPYVSADMRKMATAFNTTVAALEDELTQLILEGLINARIDSHSKILYARDVDQRSTTFEKSLLMGKEFQRRAKAMILRAAVLRNQIHVKSPPREGSQGELTPANSQSRMSTNM
- the GPS1 gene encoding COP9 signalosome complex subunit 1 isoform X1 codes for the protein MPLPVQVFNLQQPASSVSGSGGAESQERMRAGPAPRAAASSVADVHCAAPSGRSELFQPGTAGDFSLSASLSACTLLYEGAVEPMQIDVDPQEDPQNAPDVNYVVENPTLDLEQYAASYSGLMRIERLQFIADHCPPLRVEALKMALSFVQRTFNVDMYEEIHRKLSEAARSSLRELQNAPDAIPESGVEPPPLDTAWVEATRKKALLKLEKLDTDLKNYKGNSIKESIRRGHDDLGDHYLDCGDLSNALKCYSRARDYCTSAKHVINMCLNVIKVSVYLQNWSHVLSYVSKAESTPEIAEQRGERDTQTQAILTKLKCAAGLAELAARKYKQAAKCFLLASFDHCDFPELLSPSNVAVYGGLCALATFDRQELQRNVISSSSFKLFLELEPQVRDIIFKFYESKYASCLKMLDEMKDNLLLDMYLAPHVRTLYTQIRNRALIQYFSPYVSADMRKMATAFNTTVAALEDELTQLILEGLINARIDSHSKILYARDVDQRSTTFEKSLLMGKEFQRRAKAMILRAAVLRNQIHVKSPPREGSQGELTPANSQSRMSTNM
- the GPS1 gene encoding COP9 signalosome complex subunit 1 isoform X3, with product MPLPVQVFNLQQPASSVSGSGGAESQERMRAGPAPRAAASSVADVHCAAPSGRSELFQPGTAGDFSLSASLSACTLLYEGAVEPMQIDVDPQEDPQNAPDVNYVVENPTLDLEQYAASYSGLMRIERLQFIADHCPPLRVEALKMALSFVQRTFNVDMYEEIHRKLSEAARSSLRELQNAPDAIPESGVEPPPLDTAWVEATRKKALLKLEKLDTDLKNYKGNSIKESIRRGHDDLGDHYLDCGDLSNALKCYSRARDYCTSAKHVINMCLNVIKVSVYLQNWSHVLSYVSKAESTPEIAERGERDTQTQAILTKLKCAAGLAELAARKYKQAAKCFLLASFDHCDFPELLSPSNVAVYGGLCALATFDRQELQRNVISSSSFKLFLELEPQVRDIIFKFYESKYASCLKMLDEMKDNLLLDMYLAPHVRTLYTQIRNRALIQYFSPYVSADMRKMATAFNTTVAALEDELTQLILEGLINARIDSHSKILYARDVDQRSTTFEKSLLMGKEFQRRAKAMILRAAVLRNQIHVKSPPREGSQGELTPANSQSRMSTNM
- the GPS1 gene encoding COP9 signalosome complex subunit 1 isoform X7, with translation MPLPVQVFNLQQPASSVSGSGGAESQERMRAGPAPRAAASSVADVHCAAPSGRSELFQPGTAGDFSLSASLSACTLLYEGAVEPMQIDVDPQEDPQNAPDVNYVVENPTLRTFNVDMYEEIHRKLSEAARELQNAPDAIPESGVEPPPLDTAWVEATRKKALLKLEKLDTDLKNYKGNSIKESIRRGHDDLGDHYLDCGDLSNALKCYSRARDYCTSAKHVINMCLNVIKVSVYLQNWSHVLSYVSKAESTPEIAEQRGERDTQTQAILTKLKCAAGLAELAARKYKQAAKCFLLASFDHCDFPELLSPSNVAVYGGLCALATFDRQELQRNVISSSSFKLFLELEPQVRDIIFKFYESKYASCLKMLDEMKDNLLLDMYLAPHVRTLYTQIRNRALIQYFSPYVSADMRKMATAFNTTVAALEDELTQLILEGLINARIDSHSKILYARDVDQRSTTFEKSLLMGKEFQRRAKAMILRAAVLRNQIHVKSPPREGSQGELTPANSQSRMSTNM
- the GPS1 gene encoding COP9 signalosome complex subunit 1 isoform X4, which translates into the protein MPLPVQVFNLQQPASSVSGSGGAESQERMRAGPAPRAAASSVADVHCAAPSGRSELFQPGTAGDFSLSASLSACTLLYEGAVEPMQIDVDPQEDPQNAPDVNYVVENPTLDLEQYAASYSGLMRIERLQFIADHCPPLRVEALKMALSFVQRTFNVDMYEEIHRKLSEAARELQNAPDAIPESGVEPPPLDTAWVEATRKKALLKLEKLDTDLKNYKGNSIKESIRRGHDDLGDHYLDCGDLSNALKCYSRARDYCTSAKHVINMCLNVIKVSVYLQNWSHVLSYVSKAESTPEIAEQRGERDTQTQAILTKLKCAAGLAELAARKYKQAAKCFLLASFDHCDFPELLSPSNVAVYGGLCALATFDRQELQRNVISSSSFKLFLELEPQVRDIIFKFYESKYASCLKMLDEMKDNLLLDMYLAPHVRTLYTQIRNRALIQYFSPYVSADMRKMATAFNTTVAALEDELTQLILEGLINARIDSHSKILYARDVDQRSTTFEKSLLMGKEFQRRAKAMILRAAVLRNQIHVKSPPREGSQGELTPANSQSRMSTNM
- the GPS1 gene encoding COP9 signalosome complex subunit 1 isoform X14 encodes the protein MPLPVQVFNLQGAVEPMQIDVDPQEDPQNAPDVNYVVENPTLDLEQYAASYSGLMRIERLQFIADHCPPLRVEALKMALSFVQRTFNVDMYEEIHRKLSEAARELQNAPDAIPESGVEPPPLDTAWVEATRKKALLKLEKLDTDLKNYKGNSIKESIRRGHDDLGDHYLDCGDLSNALKCYSRARDYCTSAKHVINMCLNVIKVSVYLQNWSHVLSYVSKAESTPEIAEQRGERDTQTQAILTKLKCAAGLAELAARKYKQAAKCFLLASFDHCDFPELLSPSNVAVYGGLCALATFDRQELQRNVISSSSFKLFLELEPQVRDIIFKFYESKYASCLKMLDEMKDNLLLDMYLAPHVRTLYTQIRNRALIQYFSPYVSADMRKMATAFNTTVAALEDELTQLILEGLINARIDSHSKILYARDVDQRSTTFEKSLLMGKEFQRRAKAMILRAAVLRNQIHVKSPPREGSQGELTPANSQSRMSTNM